The DNA region TACCGGCCCATGCTGGTAGGAAACAACAACACCGGGTAGCCGCTATGTCCAAAAGCGAGGAGTTCAAAATCGGCGTTCAGATTGTGACTATACCACTTTTTATATGCTTCTTCCATAGCGCGACAGATTAGATGCTTTAAGTTAGACAAACAATTTGTTAAAGAGCAAACAATAATTGCATTTATTCGTCTTAATTTAACTTTTTTACAAAAAGCACTGAGTCGCTCAAGTATTTTTTACAGAGATTATTAACTTTGCGAATTATTTGTGAGAAAGGGGAATCGCTGAATTATGTATACTGTCATGTTACTTCCGGAAGTTGTAAAAACTGAACATATTTTAAAATCTGTTTGCCTGAAAAGGGAAGTAGCGCTGGAGATCTTTATTCCGGAGAACCTGCTGGGCAATGAGCAGCTGAACCTGCTGTTGCTGAACGATGGACAGGATACAGGAGCACTTCAGCTTCAGGAAACATTGAACCGCCTTTACCGCAATTTTAAAATGGAGCCACTTGTTGTGGTTGCCATTAAAGCTGGCACTGAGCGCCTGCAGGAGTATGGCGTGGCTGGTATGCCTGATTTTTTGGGTAGGGGAAGCAAAGCTGGAGCTTATACCGATTTTATCATAAAAGAGCTTGTGCCATTTGTACAGACTGAAGTTGAATTGCCGATCAATGGCAAGCGGGCTTTTGCAGGATTTTCGCTGGGAGGGCTTAGCGCTTTTGATATTGCCTGGAACAATGACAACTATTTTGATGCGGTAGGTGTTTTTTCCGGATCTTTCTGGTGGCGGAAAAAAGACCTGAAAGAAGGTTACACCGATAATGACCGCATTTTGCACCAAAGCATAGCAGAAACAATAGCAAAGCCTGAACTGAAATTCTGGTTAATGACCGGAACGGAAGATGAGCAGGCCGACCGGAACAGGAACTTTATTATCGATTCTATTGACGATACAATTGATGTCATTAAGGAGCTCCTGAAAAAAGGCTATGAGCGACCACATGACATCTGCTATTATGAAATGGTTGGGGGCAAACATGAAGTGCCTACCTGGGCAAAGGCGATGCCTGCGTTTTTATGCTGGGCGTTTGGCCGGAAAATTACACCTATAGATTAATTTCTGCATAAAAACTTAATACCTGGCTTAAGCTAATTGCTTGATATGTCGATAATAAACGCTATCTTTGCGCGAAAAATCAGACGCATTTTATGCAAAAAATTAGAAATATAGCAATCATAGCCCACGTTGACCACGGTAAAACTACACTGGTTGATAAGATCTTACACTCTTGTTCAATCTTCCGTGATAACGAACAATCCGGGGATTTAATACTTGATAACAACGATCTGGAACGTGAGCGTGGTATCACCATCGTTTCGAAAAACGTTTCGGTTAAATATAAGGATGTTAAAATCAATATCATTGATACTCCGGGTCACGCCGACTTTGGGGGTGAGGTAGAAAGGGTATTGAAGATGGCCGACGGTGTACTTTTACTTTGCGATGCTTTTGAAGGTGCGATGCCTCAAACCCGCTTTGTAACTCAAAAAGCACTTTCTTTAGGTTTAAAACCAATAGTCGTTGTAAACAAGGTAGATAAAGAAAACTGCCGCCCTGAAGAGGTGTACGAGCAAATTTTTGAATTGTTCTTTAACCTTGAAGCAACTGAAGACCAGCTGGACTTCCCTGTAATTTATGGTTCTTCCAAACAAGGATGGATGAGTACAGACTGGAAGGTCCCTACTACAGATATTTTTGCGTTACTGGATACTGTAGTTGAAAGCATTCCGCCTGCACCTGTTAACGATGGTACGCTGCAGATGCAGATTACCTCACTTGACTACTCTTCTTTCGTTGGCCGTATCGCTATCGGGCGTGTACATCGCGGGAGCATTAAGGAAAACCAGCCGGTTACCCTGATCAAACGTGATGGAAAGATTGTAAAATCGAGGGTAAAAGAATTGTATACCTTTGAAGGGCTTGGAAAAATTCGCACTACAGAGGTCAAATCTGGTGACATCTGCGCTGTTGTGGGTATTGAAGGATTTGATATTGGCGATACGATTGCTGATTTTGATGCTCCGGAGCAACTGCCCGTAATCAAAATTGACGAGCCGACGATGAACATGCTGTTCACCATCAATAACTCTCCTTTCTTTGGTAAGGAAGGTAAATTCGTGACTTCACAACGTGTGAAAGAACGTTTGTACAAAGAGATGGAAAAAAACCTGGCGCTGAAGGTTGTTGAGACCGAATCGCCTGATGCCTACCTGGTTTACGGAAGAGGTATCCTGCACTTGTCGGTACTGATCGAGACCATGCGTCGTGAGGGTTATGAAATCCAGGTTGGCCAGCCGCAGGTTATTGTTAAGGAAATTGACGGTAAAAAATGTGAGCCGGTTGAGACCCTGATCGTGGATGTTCCGGGTGAGGTTGCTGGTAAGGTAATTGAGCTGGTAACGCAGCGTAAAGGCGAGCTGCTGATCATGGAGCCAAAAGGCGATCTGCAGCACCTTGAGTTTGAGATTCCATCACGTGGTATCATTGGCTTAAGGAATAACGTGCTTACGGCAACAGCAGGTGAAGCCATCATGGCACACCGTTTTAAAGCCTACGAGCCATGGAAAGGAACTATTCCGGGCAGATTAAATGGTGTTCTGGTGTCTATGGAAAAAGGCAATACTACTGCCTATTCAATTGATAAATTGCAGGACCGCGGACGTTTCTTTGTTGATCCTGGAGTGGATATTTATGAAGGCCAGATCCTGGGTGAACATATACGCGATAATGACTTGGTAATCAATGTGGTTAAAGGAAAAGCGCTGACCAACATGCGTGCTTCTGGAAGTGACGACAATACCCGTATTGCACCAGCCATTAAATTCTCATTGGAAGAGGCTATGGAGTATATCCAGGCTGATGAATACATTGAGGTAACGCCGGTAAGCATGCGTTTACGCAAGATCTATTTGACAGAGAACGAACGTAAGATCAATGCGAAGAAATTTCAATAATTAGCATCTTGCTTTGAAAATAGAAAACCTGTAAGCCATGGCTTACAGGTTTTTTTATGGGCTTAATCGTTGGTTTTGCGGTGGCGGACAAAATATACTGCCAGGTTGGCCGCAATCACAATGTGGTTGATGAGGTTGGGCACCAAGCCATAGTATCGGGTAAATATGCGGAAGCGCTCTTTTAAGCTGGCCAGATGTTTTTTCTTGGATATGCCACCAACCAGGTATTTGGCTACATACATATGGGTGTTTACAATGCTGGATGCATTTTTAGTTGCCCTGATGATCCAGTCGATATCTGAACTGTATTTATATTTAAGGTTAAAAGCCCCGGCTATGCTCCTTTTTACATAGATAGCCTGGTGGCTAATGCTCATGCCATATTTAAAGCTTTTCCAGTTGAAGTGTTCCGGAGCACAGTGACGCCTTTGGCCCAGGCTTTGCCATTGTTCATTGAACATTTCGGTTTCGCCGTAATAGATGTCGGCCGATGCAGCACTTTCAAATACTTCTTTCACGGTTTCAGGAGCATACAACTCATCGCCAGAGTTCATAAACAAGACGTAGTCGCCCGTTGCCAGCCGAAGACCTTTGTTCATGGCATCGTAAATGCCTTTGTCGGGTTCGGAAATGAATTGCGCCAGCCTGGATTTATAGTTATAAATGATGTCTTTGGTACCGTCAGTTGATGCGCCATCAATAATGATGTATTCTATATTCGGATAGGTCTGGTTCAGTACAGAACGCATGGTGCGTTCTATGTCTTTCACGTTATTGTATACGATGGTGATGACGCTTAATTTTGGTTGCATGGGCTTGGACAAAGGTTATTTGGGTTGGAGATCGAGGAGCGACTGGTACAATAACTGGTGCTTTCCGGCAATAACAGCTTCAGAGAATTGGCTCAAGATGGTCCGACGTGCTTCTTTCTGGATATCAGGAGCATTTTCATCGTGATACAGCCATTCTATTCCGGTGGCCAGGTCTTCAGCCGACTGGTATTCGGCCAGATACCCGTTTTCGAGGTGTTTTACCATGTCGGGAATGCCGCCGGTTTTAAATGCCACTACAGGCGTTGCACAGGCCAGGCTTTCCATGACAGTATTGGGCAGATTATCCTCCAGCGAAGGGGCGATGAACACATCGGCAGCGGAATAACACTTGGCCAGGTGCTCATCGTTGTTGATGTTGCCTAAAAAAGTGGTCTTGAAAGGGAACTCCGGCAGTTCAGCATTGCCTTTATTACCAAATATGACCAGTTCTATCTTTTCTTTTATGATGCCCGGCCTTGTAGCCAGGTCGTTTAACGCATCAATGAGGTACGAGGTGCCCTTGTGCTTGTCATTTTTTGAGGGCATAAAGCCGCTCATCATGACAAATTTTTCGGGGCTGATCTTCAGTATTTTTTTTGCTTCTGCTTTTACATAGGGTTTAAATACCTGGGTTTCGATGGTATTGGGAATTACAGTCACCTCCCTGAAGCCCATAAGGCTGCTTATCTTTACTGACTTTGCCATCCAGTTGCTTGGGGCAACGATATGGCAGTTGAGTTCGGAGTAGGCTTTCTTTTTGCGCATCCAGGTTTTATGGGAAAGATCGTTTTTTCCGTTGAACCTGAGTAGGGGGCAGGAACCGCATTCTTTGTGGTAGTTTTCGCAGGAGTAGCGGACATGGCAACCACCGGTAAAGGCATTGCTATCATGAAAGGTCCATACAACTGGTTTTTCCAGTTCATCCAGTTCGGCCAGGAATTTGGGCGATAGGAAGCCATGATTGATCCAGTGCAGGTGTATAATATCGGCTGATTTAACTTCAGGATGATCGATAACTGAGCGCCCAAACCATTGCAGGGAAAAAGGTGTTTTTACGGCTTTTGTAAATGCTTTTGACAGGTAACGCTCGGCCAGGATATGGAATATTGCCCAGGCTTTTTGAAATGGGTTTTTACTGAAGGTACCTGTCTTGCTGCTGGGGCTGAACTGGAAATAGACCATCACTTTTGATGAAGTTCCCGAAGCATTCAATGCCTCACTTAACCGCAGGCAGGCACGTCCGGCGCCGCCGTTACCTTCGTACGTATTTAAGTGGACTACTTTCAATTTCTCAAATTTACATATTATTGTTAACCTTTATTAAAAGTGTTACGTATTTTCGCTGCTTCAGGAGCTTTGCCCAGCAGTCGGAAAATTTAGCAAATAATACGTGAAAATAACGACAGGTAAGGAAACTTGTTGTCGGTTTATTTATTGAAGAAAGCATTATTATGGATAATCTGTTAACAGACAGATCATTTTGGGTAAATTATTGGGAGCGTAAAACCGGCTTGTCGGTTAGGATTCCTGCAAACTATTTGTTCCATGAGCAATTATCTGCCATCATTAAAGGACAGTCTGTAAAAACAGCGATAGAGCTTGGCGGTTTTCCAGGTTATTATGCGGTTTTTTTGAAAAAATATTTTAGCCTGGATGTTACCCTGCTGGATTATTTTGTGCATCCTCCGGTTACCAGGGGTTTATTGGAAGCCAATGCGCTGAAAGAAGAGGATATTCATATCATTGAAACAGACCTGTTCAGTTATGTGCCGGAACAGCAGTTTGACCTGGTACTGTCTTGCGGGCTGATTGAGCATTTTAAAGATACGGCGGATATCATTAACCGACATATTGCCTTTGTAAAACCGGGCGGAACCTTATTTATTACCCTTCCCAATTTCAGGGCTTTAAACGGCTGGCTTCAAAAATCTTTTGATAGGGAAAATTACGATAAACACAACATCGGCTGCATGGATCCCCGCCTTCTGGAAAGGATTTGCAGGGAGGCGGGCCTTACCGTTGTGCAGTCGCGGTATTTCGGGCATTTTAGTTTATGGCTGGAAGATGAGCAGCAAAAGCCCGCAGGCCTGCGCCTGTTTAAAAAGGCACTGTGGCTGGTGGGTAAGGTATTTACCAAAATATTTCCCTTTAATTCAAGGCAATTGTCACCTTATATCATTCTTGAAGCTAGAAAGCCCTAAGTTTAAAACTGGTACTGCTCTGCCCCTGGCTTAGCTTTTTAAACGCTGAATGACGTATCGTTTTAATCTTTGCCAAAGGGAACCTTTCCTGGTGGAGAGGAAGTGTTTTATGGCTGCATACGCTTTTGGATCTTCTTTGATCTCATCTGGGAACGTGGAGATTGGTTTTGGATTGATGATTACGTTGTAAATTTCATTGATCCCGGAATGGACACCACTGCCGTCGTGACCAATGTTATTGACCATTGAATGGGAGGGATTTAGGGTGAGGCCGCCCCTTAAAAAAATAGAAGCATACCAGCGGATTGCCCAGGAATTGTTCTTCCCATTTTTAAAATCGAGCATTTGTTTCCAGAAATTCATGTTGTGCTCTATGGAGAAAGCATTTTTTTGATTTTTGTCAAATCCCGATATAAGTATATCTATATTGGGCTCAAAGTGCTGCCAGGCCCTATCCCATGTGGCCCATCCCCAGCTGGTTGCTGCACGGTAAAAAAAAGTTTCAGGCAAGTCCGGGGCTTTCAGGTTATACATATATGCCCCGATATGCATCACTTTGTCTTCTTCGCGGTACTTATTCAGGGCTTCGTTAAAATAGGTTAAGGTATAAGGAGAAGTAATGAGATCGTCTTCCAGTACAATGACCTGCCGGTAATCCTTAACGAGGCGGGTTACGCCTGCGATTACGGAATTGGCAAGTCCCATATTGGCCGGCCGCGCTATGATTTCTATTGATTTGAACCCGCTGATATTTCGGAGCAGTTCCCTTACCTGTGCTACACTGTCTTCATCGGCAGCTGATTTTGGTCCATCAGAAAAAACGAACAACCTGCTTTCGGAAGCCAGCTCATTCTCTTTTAAAAACTTTAAGGTCCGTGCGGTATGCTGCGGGCGGTTATATACGAATAAGGCAATGGGGGCGAAGGTTTGCATGTTCAGAATATCTGCAGTTTGTTTGCTGATTTTTTTGTTAAAATGGTATAGGCATTGCCAAACTGCTCTTTTTTCTTTTTCCCCAACAGGCTGCTGAGCAGTTTTTTTAGTCTGTACTCCAGATCTATTTTCAGTACCTTAACAACAGATTTGTTTCGTTTTCTGTTCACAAATTCATTGAATTTAGTGGCTTCGGGATTGGTTAATGAAACTTTGTCCGATAAAATTTCGAGCCCTTCGCTTTGCAGCAGGAAGCGAAGGAGGGTTGGGCTGTACATGTTGATGTGGCCGTAGTCCAGAAAATGTTTCATCCGCTGGTCAACCCCAAAGCGATAGTCGAGCGGGACTTCTATGGCGATAAACCGGGCTACGCGTTTGAGTTCTCTCAGCAGCAGCCGTTCATGCTCTACATGCTCCAGCACATGCGTCAGAATAACCAGGTCAAATGTATCATCGGGATAAGGAATGTTATATCCGTCAAAAGCCTGTGCTTCCACGAGTTTATCCAGGTTCCTGTTTCTGATCAGTTCTACACCACTGGAAGCAATTTCCAAAGCATACAACTGCTGGCCAAAGTTCCACTGGTCTAAAAAATGGAGCACACTACCGTCTCCGGCTCCAACCTCCAAAACCTTTTGGAAAGTTCTGTTTTTACAAACCTCAATGAGGTTTTGCGCTTTGGCCCTGGCGCCAAGCAGGCGCCATTCTGTATCGCTTTCTTTATAGAAGTTGTCGTATGCCCGGACTACGGTATCGGTAATTTTAGTCATGCAGGAATTGAAAGTTGCGTAAAGGTATCATTTTATAGTTTTATCTGTATTTTTACGCAAAAATTGATTGATCTTCAAAACAGGGCGTCCTTTTGTAAAAATAGATGAATGCTGGCTAAAAAGAGAATTTATGTTAAAGAAACTAATTGCAAAATACTTACCTGTTCATTATTTCAGCTCATCCAGATCGTATTCACAGGATGGTGAGGACATGATCCTTAAATCCATTTATGAAGGGAGGAAGGACTACAAAGGTTTCTTTGTTGATGTAGGGGCACACCATCCGGTGAGGTATTCCAATACGCTTTTTTTTTACAAGAGGGGCTGGAGGGGCATTAATATTGAGCCCACCCCCTCAGCCATCAAACCTTTTAACCTGTTCAGAAGAAGGGACATTAACCTGAATATTGGTGTAGGGGAAAGCCGGGACACGCTGACTTTCTAT from Pedobacter africanus includes:
- a CDS encoding alpha/beta hydrolase, whose translation is MLLPEVVKTEHILKSVCLKREVALEIFIPENLLGNEQLNLLLLNDGQDTGALQLQETLNRLYRNFKMEPLVVVAIKAGTERLQEYGVAGMPDFLGRGSKAGAYTDFIIKELVPFVQTEVELPINGKRAFAGFSLGGLSAFDIAWNNDNYFDAVGVFSGSFWWRKKDLKEGYTDNDRILHQSIAETIAKPELKFWLMTGTEDEQADRNRNFIIDSIDDTIDVIKELLKKGYERPHDICYYEMVGGKHEVPTWAKAMPAFLCWAFGRKITPID
- the typA gene encoding translational GTPase TypA gives rise to the protein MQKIRNIAIIAHVDHGKTTLVDKILHSCSIFRDNEQSGDLILDNNDLERERGITIVSKNVSVKYKDVKINIIDTPGHADFGGEVERVLKMADGVLLLCDAFEGAMPQTRFVTQKALSLGLKPIVVVNKVDKENCRPEEVYEQIFELFFNLEATEDQLDFPVIYGSSKQGWMSTDWKVPTTDIFALLDTVVESIPPAPVNDGTLQMQITSLDYSSFVGRIAIGRVHRGSIKENQPVTLIKRDGKIVKSRVKELYTFEGLGKIRTTEVKSGDICAVVGIEGFDIGDTIADFDAPEQLPVIKIDEPTMNMLFTINNSPFFGKEGKFVTSQRVKERLYKEMEKNLALKVVETESPDAYLVYGRGILHLSVLIETMRREGYEIQVGQPQVIVKEIDGKKCEPVETLIVDVPGEVAGKVIELVTQRKGELLIMEPKGDLQHLEFEIPSRGIIGLRNNVLTATAGEAIMAHRFKAYEPWKGTIPGRLNGVLVSMEKGNTTAYSIDKLQDRGRFFVDPGVDIYEGQILGEHIRDNDLVINVVKGKALTNMRASGSDDNTRIAPAIKFSLEEAMEYIQADEYIEVTPVSMRLRKIYLTENERKINAKKFQ
- a CDS encoding glycosyltransferase family 2 protein produces the protein MQPKLSVITIVYNNVKDIERTMRSVLNQTYPNIEYIIIDGASTDGTKDIIYNYKSRLAQFISEPDKGIYDAMNKGLRLATGDYVLFMNSGDELYAPETVKEVFESAASADIYYGETEMFNEQWQSLGQRRHCAPEHFNWKSFKYGMSISHQAIYVKRSIAGAFNLKYKYSSDIDWIIRATKNASSIVNTHMYVAKYLVGGISKKKHLASLKERFRIFTRYYGLVPNLINHIVIAANLAVYFVRHRKTND
- a CDS encoding glycosyltransferase family 4 protein gives rise to the protein MKVVHLNTYEGNGGAGRACLRLSEALNASGTSSKVMVYFQFSPSSKTGTFSKNPFQKAWAIFHILAERYLSKAFTKAVKTPFSLQWFGRSVIDHPEVKSADIIHLHWINHGFLSPKFLAELDELEKPVVWTFHDSNAFTGGCHVRYSCENYHKECGSCPLLRFNGKNDLSHKTWMRKKKAYSELNCHIVAPSNWMAKSVKISSLMGFREVTVIPNTIETQVFKPYVKAEAKKILKISPEKFVMMSGFMPSKNDKHKGTSYLIDALNDLATRPGIIKEKIELVIFGNKGNAELPEFPFKTTFLGNINNDEHLAKCYSAADVFIAPSLEDNLPNTVMESLACATPVVAFKTGGIPDMVKHLENGYLAEYQSAEDLATGIEWLYHDENAPDIQKEARRTILSQFSEAVIAGKHQLLYQSLLDLQPK
- a CDS encoding class I SAM-dependent methyltransferase, whose product is MDNLLTDRSFWVNYWERKTGLSVRIPANYLFHEQLSAIIKGQSVKTAIELGGFPGYYAVFLKKYFSLDVTLLDYFVHPPVTRGLLEANALKEEDIHIIETDLFSYVPEQQFDLVLSCGLIEHFKDTADIINRHIAFVKPGGTLFITLPNFRALNGWLQKSFDRENYDKHNIGCMDPRLLERICREAGLTVVQSRYFGHFSLWLEDEQQKPAGLRLFKKALWLVGKVFTKIFPFNSRQLSPYIILEARKP
- a CDS encoding glycosyltransferase family protein, whose translation is MQTFAPIALFVYNRPQHTARTLKFLKENELASESRLFVFSDGPKSAADEDSVAQVRELLRNISGFKSIEIIARPANMGLANSVIAGVTRLVKDYRQVIVLEDDLITSPYTLTYFNEALNKYREEDKVMHIGAYMYNLKAPDLPETFFYRAATSWGWATWDRAWQHFEPNIDILISGFDKNQKNAFSIEHNMNFWKQMLDFKNGKNNSWAIRWYASIFLRGGLTLNPSHSMVNNIGHDGSGVHSGINEIYNVIINPKPISTFPDEIKEDPKAYAAIKHFLSTRKGSLWQRLKRYVIQRLKS
- a CDS encoding class I SAM-dependent methyltransferase, with amino-acid sequence MTKITDTVVRAYDNFYKESDTEWRLLGARAKAQNLIEVCKNRTFQKVLEVGAGDGSVLHFLDQWNFGQQLYALEIASSGVELIRNRNLDKLVEAQAFDGYNIPYPDDTFDLVILTHVLEHVEHERLLLRELKRVARFIAIEVPLDYRFGVDQRMKHFLDYGHINMYSPTLLRFLLQSEGLEILSDKVSLTNPEATKFNEFVNRKRNKSVVKVLKIDLEYRLKKLLSSLLGKKKKEQFGNAYTILTKKSANKLQIF